A region of Vigna radiata var. radiata cultivar VC1973A chromosome 6, Vradiata_ver6, whole genome shotgun sequence DNA encodes the following proteins:
- the LOC106764305 gene encoding oligoribonuclease, with product MEKLANSFSVLELDAGDSHVPTTADNSGKGVNHDIGVIPVKNKKQDQENAVFPSFEYKLPLVWIDLEMTGLNIEVDRILEIACIITDGFLTKTVEGPDLVIHQTKECLDRMGEWCQNHHESSGLTKKVQQSTISEGEAEKQVIEFVRRYIKVDSYTPLLAGNSIYVDFQFLKKYMPKLASLFSHVLVDVSSVKALCIRWYPKDQKRAPSKENRHRAMDDIRESIEELRYYKENIFKPKSRK from the exons atggagaaactCGCAAATTCGTTTTCAGTGTTAGAACTCGACGCCGGCGATAGTCACGTTCCCACCACCGCAg ATAACAGTGGCAAGGGAGTTAATCATGACATTGGCGTTATACCAGTAAAGAACAAGAAACAAGATCAAGAAAATGCAGTGTTTCCTTCATTTGAATACAAGTTACCTCTGGTGTGGATTGACTTGGAAATGACTG GTTTAAATATTGAAGTGGACAGAATACTGGAGATTGCTTGTATAATTACAGATGGATTTTTAACCAAAACAGTGGAG GGTCCCGATTTGGTCATTCATCAAACTAAGGAGTGCCTTGACAGGATGGGAGAATGGTGTCAGAATCATCATGAATCTAGTG GATTAACAAAAAAGGTGCAGCAGAGTACCATTAGTGAAGGAGAAGCTGAAAAGCAG GTTATTGAATTTGTAAGGAGATATATTAAAGTTGATTCGTACACACCTCTCTTGGCAGGAAATTCAATATATGTTGATTTTCAATTTCTGAAG AAATACATGCCAAAATTGGCGAGTCTATTCTCTCATGTACTTGTTGATGTTAGTAGTGTTAAAGCTCTCTGCATTCGCTGGTATCCCAAAG ATCAGAAGAGAGCACCATCAAAAGAAAACAGACACAGAGCCATGGATGACATTAGAGAAAGCATTGAGGAACTTAGATACTacaaggaaaatatttttaagccTAAGTCCAGAAAGTGA
- the LOC106764324 gene encoding protein TRIGALACTOSYLDIACYLGLYCEROL 2, chloroplastic, protein MVGNIAIIVSSLPTSFSSCLINLPRDSPSLKLLPIRHQIQINRTRATSSDAGHGTAEAKDPAAASLKIPHTVWRKTLKPLSDFGFSDRSIWEGGVGLFLVSGTVLFVLSLAWLRAFQIRSKFRKYTVAILFAQACGISKGTPVRIRGATVGNVIGVNPSLKCIEAVVEVGDVKTIIPRNSLIEVNQSGLLMETKIDISPRDPIPTPSVGPLDEDCTKEGLIVCDREKINGQQGTSLDTLVRICTRLGRALEEIGISNSYSLVERVLSIIEEAKPLLKQIKAMAEDVHPLLAEVRDSGLLKELENLTQNLTQASEDLRRVHSSIMTPENTTLVHKSINTLSFTLKNIEYISKDIVDFTGDETTKKNLKLLINNLSRLL, encoded by the exons ATGGTTGGAAACATTGCAATCATTGTTTCATCATTgccaacttctttttcttcatgtcTGATTAACCTACCAAGAGATTCTCCAAGCCTCAAGCTTCTTCCAATCAGACACCAAATACAAATCAACAGAACAAGAGCTACATCTTCTGATGCAGGTCATGGTACTGCGGAAGCAAAAGATCCTGCTGCAGCTTCGTTGAAGATTCCACACACTGTTTGGAGGAAAACATTGAAGCCATTAAGTGATTTTGGTTTCAGCGATAGGAGCATCTGGGAAGGTGGGGTTGGACTATTTTTAGTGTCTGGTACTGTCCTATTTGTTCTTAGTTTGGCCTGGTTAAGGGCCTTTCAAATAAGATCCAAATTCAGGAAGTACACAGTGGCGATTCTGTTTGCTCAAGCTTGTGGCATAAGCAAAGGAACACCTGTGAGAATCAGAGGAGCCACTGTTGGTAATGTCATTGGTGTTAATCCTTCTTTGAAGTGTATTGAAGCAGTTGTTGAG GTTGGTGATGTTAAAACTATCATACCACGGAATTCACTGATTGAGGTAAACCAGTCAGGTCTTTTGATGGAAACAAAAATTGACATCAGTCCTCGTGATCCAATTCCAACACCTTCTGTTGGTCCTCTTGATGAAGATTGTACCAAGGAAGGTCTTATTGTGTGTGATCGTGAAAAGATCAATGGCCAGCAAGGAACAAGTTTGGATACATTGGTTCGGATATGCACCCGCCTTGGGCGTGCATTAGAGGAAATTGGTATCAGCAATAGCTATTCATTGGTAGAACGAGTACTTTCCATCATTGAAGAAGCAAAACCTCTTCTCAAACAG ATCAAAGCCATGGCTGAAGATGTTCATCCTTTGTTAGCTGAGGTCCGAGATAGTGGCCTGTTGAAGGAACTTGAGAATTTAACCCAAAACCTTACACAAGCTTCTGAGGATTTGAG AAGGGTACATTCATCGATTATGACCCCTGAGAACACTACACTCGTTCATAAGTCCATAAACACACTTAGTTTTACCTTGAAGAACATCGAG TATATTAGCAAGGATATTGTGGATTTTACTGGGGACGAGACTActaaaaagaatttgaaattgcTTATCAACAACCTCAGCAGGCTATTATGA